A portion of the Halodesulfovibrio aestuarii DSM 17919 = ATCC 29578 genome contains these proteins:
- a CDS encoding tail protein X, translating into MSVLYRTKQGDVLDAVVFKYYEGQEGTLEQVLEANRGLAKYDPVLPAGLGIALPDLPKPRPKEGITLW; encoded by the coding sequence ATGAGTGTACTGTACAGAACAAAACAAGGCGATGTGCTGGATGCTGTTGTTTTCAAGTATTACGAAGGGCAGGAAGGAACACTTGAACAGGTACTGGAAGCAAACAGAGGGCTAGCTAAGTACGATCCAGTGCTTCCGGCAGGACTTGGCATTGCCCTTCCAGATTTGCCGAAGCCTCGCCCGAAAGAGGGTATAACTCTATGGTAG
- a CDS encoding phage tail protein, translating to MPEPMMKLGAYTFSLNTAAYQSSSRSSSYGWTEQARIGTNPALQYTGKGADTLSLPGIIFPTFKGGLGQVEAMRREAEKGTPLMLTDLCGLIDVNQNALGYWCITSIKEKRSDFLPAGIPQKIEFTLELKFFGEKI from the coding sequence ATGCCAGAACCAATGATGAAACTAGGCGCATATACCTTTTCTCTCAATACTGCGGCGTATCAAAGCTCCAGCCGTTCCAGTTCGTATGGCTGGACGGAACAGGCGCGTATAGGGACAAATCCCGCGTTACAGTATACAGGAAAGGGGGCAGATACATTAAGCCTTCCGGGAATAATTTTCCCAACATTCAAGGGAGGACTTGGGCAGGTTGAGGCTATGCGCAGGGAAGCAGAAAAGGGGACGCCCCTTATGTTGACTGACTTGTGTGGCTTAATAGACGTTAATCAAAATGCTCTCGGTTATTGGTGTATTACGTCTATTAAAGAAAAAAGAAGTGATTTCCTTCCTGCCGGTATTCCGCAGAAAATAGAATTCACGCTTGAACTCAAATTTTTTGGTGAAAAGATATGA
- a CDS encoding phage tail tape measure protein, with amino-acid sequence MAVSTMIKIGGAVASSFTSATQIVKGGFLKIGDSIRDVKKKQEQLTSSPAMKNVGDTFVKTGQQAKHMASSVWGAASAFASVITKANAQTAEQVRLAKVLGVSGEAFGAWGGLANEAGCKANTVGDLMKKMNTNLGKPLKLGDNSAVTNSLKTIGLSFKDLENLSPEQKFKTVASAIKNLDDAQAAQSAANTLMGGDSGKLFSFLRSRKESVDELLDQQNKLNVLSDEGREGSLVYAQAMGRVSGVLSNATAEFSGLIGGALAPYIQEIGPRIAALFEEHRDDIKAFGAGLGEALPKIGEFAFGMLNVLSNVGSMIAWVADAVGGFGNVAAIVGGIMGAKFVYSGISMVQTMWSVGQAIAPIVSSVFPALIGGIRAVGLAVMANPIGAAIGLAVIAVGRLIFMWDELCKAFKSGGVLGALGKFFGVGGDDEEKEKKTAPSIPAKSPKTSSVGSAYAQSQPVQQQAVSKGTLPEGLPTSQKVRPADNVYTQPVPLNKVPLSSSASVESKQITDNRNVTINVYGAEGQNSHEIGEVVHAKFNDDSAALYDHAYA; translated from the coding sequence ATGGCAGTTAGTACAATGATAAAAATCGGGGGCGCTGTTGCGTCCTCGTTTACGTCTGCAACGCAGATTGTAAAGGGTGGCTTCTTAAAAATAGGAGACTCCATTCGTGATGTTAAAAAAAAGCAGGAGCAGCTAACGTCAAGTCCCGCTATGAAGAACGTGGGCGATACCTTTGTCAAAACCGGTCAACAGGCAAAGCACATGGCGTCGAGTGTGTGGGGCGCGGCATCAGCTTTTGCTTCAGTTATAACCAAGGCTAATGCGCAGACCGCCGAACAGGTGAGACTTGCAAAAGTGTTAGGCGTTTCGGGCGAAGCATTCGGGGCATGGGGCGGGTTGGCCAACGAGGCCGGGTGTAAGGCCAATACTGTTGGTGACCTCATGAAAAAGATGAACACCAACCTCGGAAAACCTCTAAAACTCGGGGATAACTCGGCTGTAACTAACTCTCTCAAGACAATTGGACTTTCGTTTAAAGATCTTGAGAACCTTTCTCCAGAGCAGAAGTTTAAAACCGTCGCTTCCGCCATTAAAAATTTGGACGATGCACAGGCGGCGCAGTCTGCGGCCAATACCCTTATGGGCGGTGATTCTGGCAAGCTTTTCAGCTTCCTTCGTAGCCGTAAAGAGAGCGTAGATGAGCTTTTGGATCAGCAGAATAAGCTTAATGTGTTGTCTGATGAGGGGCGTGAAGGATCCCTTGTATACGCGCAGGCTATGGGAAGAGTGAGCGGTGTTTTGTCAAATGCGACTGCCGAGTTCTCCGGCCTGATCGGTGGCGCGTTGGCTCCGTACATTCAGGAGATAGGGCCGAGGATTGCCGCGTTGTTTGAAGAACATAGAGACGATATCAAAGCTTTCGGCGCAGGCTTGGGTGAAGCTTTACCGAAAATAGGCGAGTTTGCTTTTGGTATGCTTAACGTATTGAGCAACGTAGGCAGTATGATTGCATGGGTTGCTGACGCCGTTGGTGGGTTCGGAAATGTAGCCGCAATTGTTGGTGGTATTATGGGCGCCAAATTTGTGTATTCCGGTATTAGCATGGTGCAAACCATGTGGTCTGTCGGACAGGCAATTGCGCCGATTGTGTCCAGTGTGTTTCCGGCTCTTATTGGTGGAATTAGGGCTGTGGGACTTGCCGTGATGGCGAACCCTATTGGCGCAGCTATCGGTCTGGCTGTGATTGCTGTAGGACGACTTATTTTTATGTGGGATGAGTTGTGCAAGGCATTCAAGTCGGGTGGTGTGCTCGGTGCGTTAGGAAAATTTTTTGGGGTTGGTGGGGATGACGAGGAAAAAGAAAAGAAAACCGCACCTTCTATCCCTGCAAAAAGTCCAAAAACGAGTTCTGTTGGTAGTGCCTATGCACAGTCACAGCCAGTTCAGCAGCAAGCCGTTTCAAAGGGAACCCTGCCGGAAGGTCTCCCAACAAGTCAGAAAGTACGTCCTGCTGATAACGTATATACCCAGCCAGTGCCGTTGAATAAAGTTCCGCTTTCTTCTTCGGCTTCAGTTGAATCAAAACAGATCACAGATAATCGAAATGTGACTATCAACGTGTATGGGGCAGAAGGTCAAAACTCACATGAGATTGGAGAGGTAGTGCATGCCAAGTTCAACGATGATTCAGCCGCATTGTATGACCATGCGTATGCGTAA
- a CDS encoding phage tail assembly protein, whose protein sequence is MRTEQIKLKYPVTVAGHEYKELTVRSAKVRDQIIAQKSASDNADVELVLFSNLCEVSRDVIEELEVADYYQLQQAYQGFLA, encoded by the coding sequence ATGCGAACTGAACAGATTAAATTGAAATACCCTGTTACCGTTGCTGGTCATGAATATAAAGAATTAACCGTGCGTTCTGCCAAGGTGCGTGACCAGATTATCGCGCAAAAGAGTGCAAGCGATAACGCAGATGTTGAACTCGTGCTGTTTTCTAATCTCTGTGAAGTGTCCAGAGATGTAATTGAAGAGCTTGAAGTGGCGGACTACTACCAGTTGCAACAGGCATATCAGGGTTTTTTAGCCTAA
- a CDS encoding phage major tail tube protein, whose translation MAVAENVLKSANLFVDGYGFAGNLKEVKLPELSLKLEQFRAGGMDAPISLDKGMEELVVTFSTTKNCVETLNLFGVNKDSGVRLTAKGSLESYDGTITPVTVNMTGKVTKIAPGAWSEGGESSTEYTVNLSFYKYTQNGKEVHEIDVLNMKRIINGVDQLAQHRANLGL comes from the coding sequence ATGGCAGTAGCAGAAAATGTGTTGAAAAGTGCTAACCTGTTTGTTGATGGGTATGGTTTTGCGGGTAACCTCAAAGAAGTAAAACTGCCTGAATTAAGCTTAAAACTTGAACAGTTCCGTGCCGGTGGCATGGATGCACCGATTTCGCTCGATAAAGGCATGGAAGAGCTTGTTGTAACCTTCTCCACAACAAAAAATTGTGTGGAAACACTCAATCTGTTCGGCGTCAACAAAGACAGTGGCGTGCGGCTTACAGCAAAAGGCAGCCTTGAAAGCTACGACGGTACGATTACTCCCGTAACTGTAAACATGACAGGCAAAGTGACTAAAATTGCTCCCGGTGCGTGGTCAGAAGGCGGCGAGTCTTCAACCGAGTACACAGTAAACCTGAGTTTCTACAAATACACGCAGAATGGCAAAGAAGTGCACGAAATTGATGTGCTGAACATGAAACGCATCATTAACGGTGTGGATCAGCTTGCTCAGCACCGCGCTAACCTCGGACTGTAG
- a CDS encoding phage tail sheath C-terminal domain-containing protein produces the protein MSTDFLHGVEFIEIDEGGRPVKVVRSSVIGIVGTAPDADETEFPLDTPVLIYGSPLKAAKLDTTGNRAGTLPNAMDAIFDQHHGLVVVVRVAEGADEKATMTNVVGGTDVTGMKGVHAFLGAKSKCAVKPKLLLAPGFTHQRYEDPDNAGTYLKNPVAAELETIADRLNAIAIKDGCSSDSEAAMQDAKLFGSARVYIVAPFVTVYRNGVFEDEPASARVAGLIAKTDADKGFWWSPSNQEILGISGTARPIPFELGDTASEANVLNENKVATIICEDGYRLWGNRTTSSDARWSFLSTRRIADMINESIQQAHMWAVDRPVGRIYFEAVQESVNQFLRTMEQKGAILGGKCWVDAEINSASEIEQGHTYFDFDFTPAYTAERVTFRSRMTNGYVEEVFQ, from the coding sequence ATGAGTACAGATTTTTTACATGGTGTCGAATTTATTGAGATCGACGAAGGTGGCCGTCCAGTTAAGGTAGTCCGCTCTTCAGTGATCGGTATTGTCGGTACCGCTCCGGATGCGGACGAAACAGAATTTCCGCTTGATACTCCGGTATTGATTTATGGCAGCCCGCTTAAGGCAGCTAAACTGGACACAACAGGCAATCGTGCCGGTACACTCCCGAATGCAATGGATGCGATTTTTGATCAGCATCACGGCCTTGTGGTTGTTGTACGTGTTGCAGAAGGTGCAGACGAAAAAGCCACTATGACAAATGTTGTCGGTGGTACTGACGTTACAGGTATGAAGGGTGTGCATGCATTCCTTGGTGCAAAATCCAAGTGCGCTGTTAAACCGAAACTCCTGCTCGCTCCGGGCTTCACGCATCAGCGTTATGAAGATCCTGACAATGCAGGAACCTACCTTAAAAACCCTGTTGCTGCTGAATTGGAAACTATTGCAGACAGACTTAACGCAATTGCTATTAAAGATGGCTGTAGTTCAGATTCTGAAGCAGCAATGCAGGATGCCAAACTGTTCGGCTCTGCCCGCGTTTACATTGTTGCGCCATTCGTAACTGTATACCGCAATGGCGTGTTTGAGGATGAACCTGCTTCCGCGCGTGTTGCCGGCCTTATTGCCAAAACTGACGCGGATAAAGGTTTCTGGTGGTCTCCTTCTAACCAGGAGATTCTGGGAATTTCCGGCACTGCGCGACCTATTCCGTTTGAGCTTGGCGATACTGCAAGTGAAGCAAACGTGCTGAACGAAAACAAAGTTGCCACCATTATTTGTGAAGATGGCTACAGACTGTGGGGTAACCGTACTACATCAAGCGATGCTCGTTGGTCCTTCCTTTCTACCCGTCGTATTGCGGATATGATTAACGAATCTATCCAGCAGGCACACATGTGGGCAGTGGATAGACCTGTAGGGCGTATCTATTTTGAAGCGGTGCAGGAATCTGTAAACCAGTTCCTTCGCACTATGGAGCAGAAGGGCGCTATTCTTGGTGGTAAATGCTGGGTTGATGCAGAAATTAACAGTGCAAGCGAAATTGAACAGGGCCATACCTACTTTGATTTCGACTTTACTCCTGCATACACCGCAGAGCGTGTAACATTCCGCAGCCGTATGACTAATGGCTACGTTGAGGAGGTATTTCAGTAA
- a CDS encoding DUF5320 domain-containing protein: protein MPIYVSPEGNPEVWEVKPDGYYEVDEWDAQNPPSLPTECELTQQRITEIQQLLTANDLASVRPLRAKVAGRATEEDEARLEELEDQAEALREELAALNIKLDECLTQDT, encoded by the coding sequence ATGCCTATATATGTAAGCCCTGAAGGGAATCCAGAAGTTTGGGAAGTAAAGCCAGATGGTTATTATGAAGTTGATGAGTGGGATGCGCAAAATCCGCCATCATTGCCAACAGAATGTGAACTTACACAACAACGTATTACCGAAATCCAACAGCTGCTCACCGCTAACGACCTCGCTTCTGTGCGTCCATTACGCGCAAAAGTTGCAGGTAGAGCAACAGAAGAGGACGAGGCGCGGCTTGAAGAGCTTGAAGATCAGGCAGAAGCGTTGCGGGAAGAACTCGCAGCGCTCAATATAAAATTAGATGAATGTTTAACCCAAGATACATAG
- a CDS encoding phage tail protein, producing MPDFYTVVTDTGLQALGLASTQGQSFSLTHAVVGDGNGLAVIPNKGMTTLVNEVWRGEVAGIKVDSDDPNTFIFEFAIPADTGGFTIREVGLLDESGKLFCVGNFPDTEKPVAVNGSVRDLVVRLPLHFENADDVSLVIDTAVALATKQDVLDHNADPEAHRFATTAQTGFVRLATVEEHTAKTASDLACTPIGVWELLKSVMSSACTSTSTVKIATSKAVNAVYKKIVAHTGDTAVHVPTGGSVGEVLTKNEAGQSWLPASGTQSINIVTFTSSGTYTKPANLIAAEVTVTGGGGSGGLLFSTGAGGGGAGGTSIKAYLASDLGGSETIVVGAGGIGTSGEGSNGGNSSFKYQYGYGGNRPVMANSGGKGDGASGGDINLYGGGGDFGSNEGYGGAGGASYWGGNGVGVNSVGTPLPTILDGHNGGGGAGRDMHATLTRSGHGGNGLIVIKEYLR from the coding sequence ATGCCTGATTTTTATACCGTAGTTACGGATACAGGACTCCAAGCCTTGGGGCTTGCTTCCACGCAAGGCCAGAGCTTTTCCCTGACACACGCCGTTGTCGGTGATGGGAATGGTCTTGCTGTTATCCCTAACAAGGGCATGACAACCCTTGTTAACGAAGTGTGGCGAGGAGAAGTTGCTGGAATCAAAGTTGATTCTGACGATCCTAATACCTTCATTTTTGAATTTGCCATTCCAGCAGATACAGGCGGCTTCACTATTCGAGAAGTGGGCTTGTTGGATGAAAGCGGCAAGCTGTTCTGCGTCGGCAATTTCCCTGATACCGAAAAGCCCGTTGCCGTAAATGGCTCCGTGCGTGATCTGGTGGTTCGTCTGCCCCTGCATTTTGAGAATGCGGATGATGTGAGTCTTGTCATTGATACTGCTGTAGCTTTGGCAACCAAGCAGGATGTGCTTGACCACAATGCAGATCCGGAAGCGCATCGATTTGCAACCACAGCACAAACAGGTTTTGTGCGTCTTGCAACAGTAGAAGAGCATACAGCTAAAACGGCAAGTGATCTTGCTTGTACTCCAATAGGTGTATGGGAATTACTCAAGTCAGTAATGAGCAGTGCGTGTACGTCTACCAGTACAGTTAAGATCGCAACGTCGAAAGCTGTGAATGCGGTGTACAAGAAGATTGTGGCACATACCGGAGATACTGCCGTGCACGTGCCAACAGGGGGATCTGTTGGAGAGGTGCTTACTAAAAACGAAGCTGGTCAAAGTTGGCTACCTGCTTCCGGTACCCAGTCCATAAATATTGTAACTTTTACTAGCTCCGGAACATATACGAAGCCTGCAAACCTCATCGCAGCCGAAGTAACTGTGACAGGAGGTGGAGGAAGTGGGGGACTATTATTTAGTACTGGTGCGGGCGGTGGCGGTGCTGGTGGTACATCAATCAAAGCATATTTGGCCTCCGATTTAGGAGGTAGTGAAACCATTGTAGTTGGTGCCGGAGGGATTGGGACTTCTGGAGAAGGGAGTAATGGCGGGAACAGCAGTTTTAAATATCAATATGGTTACGGCGGTAATCGCCCTGTAATGGCTAACAGTGGTGGTAAGGGGGATGGTGCTAGTGGTGGTGATATAAACTTGTATGGTGGCGGCGGTGATTTTGGTAGCAACGAAGGCTACGGCGGTGCTGGAGGAGCTTCATATTGGGGAGGCAATGGTGTTGGAGTAAACTCCGTGGGGACGCCATTACCTACAATTCTGGACGGTCACAATGGTGGTGGCGGTGCTGGTAGAGATATGCATGCAACGTTAACTCGCTCTGGTCATGGAGGCAATGGACTTATCGTTATCAAAGAATATTTAAGGTAA
- a CDS encoding phage tail protein: protein MPDFYTVVTDTGLQALGLASAQGQSFSLTHAVVGDGNGLAVIPNKGMTALVNEVWRGEVAGVKVDSDDSNTFTFEFAIPADVGGFTIREVGLLDESGKLFCIGNFPETGKPVAVNGSVRDLVVRLPLHFENADDVSLVIDTAVAIATKQDVKNGMDALTQRIIDACWTMPAGHIYPVPFPPDELPPHHYVPNGEGLLKTSDAGKTLLSMSAAYKAAHRVIENETHVFMPNVFDENGDGYFPRFVDGGSRSVGSTQGDAIRNITGQMLMQHGETKNDYENGALFATGESLSGATGTSTILRSGLGLDVSRIVPTSHENRPKNYGFIPAIYLPPLGV, encoded by the coding sequence ATGCCTGATTTTTATACCGTAGTTACGGATACAGGACTTCAAGCCTTGGGGCTTGCTTCCGCGCAAGGCCAGAGCTTTTCCCTGACGCATGCCGTTGTCGGTGACGGGAACGGTCTTGCCGTTATTCCAAACAAAGGCATGACAGCTCTGGTTAACGAAGTATGGCGCGGAGAGGTTGCTGGAGTCAAAGTTGATTCGGACGATTCTAACACCTTCACTTTTGAATTTGCCATTCCAGCAGATGTTGGCGGCTTTACGATTCGAGAAGTCGGTTTGCTGGATGAAAGCGGCAAGCTGTTCTGCATCGGCAATTTCCCAGAGACAGGTAAGCCTGTTGCCGTCAATGGCTCTGTACGTGATCTGGTGGTTCGTCTGCCCCTGCATTTTGAGAATGCGGATGATGTGAGTCTTGTCATTGATACCGCTGTGGCAATTGCCACTAAGCAGGACGTGAAGAATGGGATGGATGCATTGACTCAGCGTATCATTGATGCCTGTTGGACTATGCCAGCCGGACACATTTATCCGGTTCCTTTTCCTCCAGACGAGCTGCCACCACACCACTATGTACCGAACGGTGAAGGGCTGCTTAAAACTTCAGATGCAGGTAAGACGCTGCTCTCTATGAGTGCAGCATACAAGGCAGCGCATCGTGTAATCGAAAATGAAACACATGTGTTTATGCCGAATGTCTTTGATGAAAATGGAGACGGGTATTTTCCACGCTTTGTTGATGGGGGGAGTCGGTCTGTTGGTAGTACGCAGGGAGATGCAATACGTAACATAACAGGTCAAATGCTGATGCAGCATGGCGAAACAAAAAATGACTATGAAAATGGAGCACTTTTTGCGACAGGAGAAAGTTTATCTGGTGCAACTGGCACTAGTACTATCTTGAGAAGCGGTTTGGGCTTGGACGTATCACGCATCGTTCCAACCTCTCACGAAAATCGCCCAAAAAACTATGGCTTCATCCCTGCAATCTATCTTCCGCCACTTGGAGTGTGA
- a CDS encoding tail fiber assembly protein — MKRYYDPESGGFYLSTVHQEIPQRAVPITLEEHSALVRALEQGKVIQLDENGHPIAVEPPALPEPTEQELTQQRIIEIQQLLTANDSASVRPLRAKAAGTATDADKARLVELETQAQALRSELVALTNPESSEDQSQPEQSSTKQSFLKKCNWLRMGKN; from the coding sequence ATGAAGAGATATTATGACCCTGAATCTGGTGGTTTTTACCTTTCTACAGTGCATCAAGAGATTCCGCAGCGAGCTGTTCCTATTACATTAGAGGAACATTCTGCTCTTGTAAGAGCATTGGAACAAGGAAAGGTTATTCAGCTAGATGAAAACGGCCATCCTATTGCCGTGGAACCACCGGCTCTACCTGAACCAACAGAGCAGGAGCTCACACAACAACGCATTATCGAAATCCAACAGCTGCTCACCGCAAATGACTCTGCTTCTGTACGTCCATTACGCGCAAAAGCAGCAGGTACAGCAACAGACGCGGATAAAGCTCGTCTTGTTGAGCTTGAAACACAGGCACAAGCGTTGCGGTCAGAACTCGTAGCATTGACCAATCCTGAATCTTCTGAAGACCAGAGTCAACCAGAGCAGAGTTCCACAAAGCAGTCGTTCTTGAAAAAGTGCAATTGGCTGCGCATGGGGAAGAACTAA
- a CDS encoding phage tail protein, with protein MPDFYTVVTDTGLQALGLASTQGQSFSLTHAVVGDGNGLAVIPNKGMTALVNEVWRGEVAGIKVDSDDPNTFIFEFAIPADTGGFTIREVGLLDESGNLFCIGNFPDTEKPVAVNGSVRDLVVRLPLHFENADEVNLVIDTAVALATKQDVLDHNADPLAHRLATTAQTGFVRLATDEEHVAKTASDLACTPIGVWELLKSVMSSACTSTSTVKVATSMAVNEVYKKITTHLGDTAPHGLPLDVGEAGQVLIKQEDGSIAWGAVAGVPVGELCFSTTGEALPGTIPVNVKQKILCSLAPQLFEWMKKCGTYLTDEAAWDAEAAVQDGSCGKYCWDGGDYFILPCYTKYFAAAHGDKAAGDWAGDAIREITGTVGRISGVLTTTDGAFVSTVVSSTPSAGSGNQIGDVDFRASRVVPTAEENRPKTSYVLPCIKAFDVAINAGQIDMQALAQQVAAINGNKVDRSEWVELVPGKAWRRPDGFIEQRWCTVNLVNASYHNIDQVFPVAFTDYSSITITYGVGVNSYDLDVINGMYRYDTAIVSVAVPKLTGFEAILNVLSHLANGRNIYWNAIGK; from the coding sequence ATGCCTGATTTTTACACCGTAGTTACTGATACAGGACTTCAAGCCTTGGGGCTTGCTTCCACGCAAGGCCAGAGTTTTTCCCTGACACACGCCGTTGTCGGTGACGGGAACGGTCTTGCCGTTATTCCAAACAAAGGCATGACAGCTCTGGTTAACGAAGTATGGCGCGGAGAGGTTGCAGGAATCAAAGTTGATTCTGACGATCCTAATACCTTTATTTTTGAATTTGCCATTCCAGCAGATACAGGCGGCTTTACGATTCGAGAAGTCGGTTTGTTGGATGAAAGCGGCAATCTGTTTTGCATCGGCAATTTTCCGGATACGGAAAAGCCCGTTGCCGTCAATGGCTCCGTGCGTGATCTGGTAGTTCGTCTGCCTCTGCATTTTGAAAATGCGGATGAAGTGAATCTAGTCATTGATACAGCAGTTGCGTTGGCAACAAAGCAGGACGTGCTTGATCATAATGCAGATCCGTTAGCGCACAGACTTGCGACAACAGCACAAACAGGCTTTGTGCGTCTTGCAACAGATGAAGAGCATGTAGCTAAAACTGCAAGTGATCTTGCTTGTACTCCAATAGGCGTATGGGAATTACTTAAGTCTGTAATGAGCAGTGCGTGTACGTCTACCAGTACAGTCAAGGTTGCAACGTCAATGGCTGTGAACGAGGTGTACAAGAAGATCACAACACACTTGGGCGACACGGCTCCCCACGGATTGCCGCTTGATGTAGGTGAGGCGGGGCAGGTGCTTATAAAGCAGGAAGATGGGAGTATAGCATGGGGGGCCGTTGCAGGTGTTCCTGTTGGTGAACTTTGCTTCTCTACAACTGGAGAAGCCTTGCCCGGTACAATTCCTGTCAACGTGAAGCAGAAGATACTTTGCAGTTTAGCTCCGCAGCTTTTCGAATGGATGAAGAAGTGTGGGACGTACCTTACAGATGAAGCCGCGTGGGATGCTGAGGCCGCAGTACAAGATGGCTCTTGCGGTAAGTACTGTTGGGACGGCGGGGACTACTTCATTTTGCCTTGCTATACCAAATACTTTGCGGCGGCTCATGGAGACAAGGCGGCTGGTGATTGGGCTGGGGATGCGATTCGTGAGATCACAGGCACAGTCGGTCGAATATCAGGTGTACTAACTACAACAGACGGTGCATTTGTTAGTACTGTTGTCAGTTCAACTCCTTCCGCTGGTTCAGGAAACCAGATTGGTGATGTTGACTTTAGAGCTTCTCGTGTCGTCCCAACCGCCGAAGAAAACCGCCCGAAGACCTCCTATGTTCTTCCGTGCATCAAAGCATTTGATGTGGCCATTAATGCTGGACAGATTGATATGCAGGCTCTTGCGCAGCAGGTGGCGGCAATTAATGGAAACAAGGTTGATCGTTCCGAGTGGGTGGAGTTGGTTCCGGGGAAAGCTTGGCGGCGTCCTGACGGATTTATTGAACAACGTTGGTGCACCGTCAATCTTGTAAATGCTTCATACCATAATATTGACCAAGTATTTCCAGTTGCTTTTACAGACTATAGCTCAATAACAATCACTTATGGTGTAGGAGTTAACTCGTATGACTTGGATGTCATAAACGGAATGTATCGATATGATACTGCAATTGTTAGTGTGGCTGTACCCAAGTTAACTGGCTTCGAAGCTATTCTTAATGTTCTATCGCATTTAGCTAATGGTCGTAACATATATTGGAATGCAATAGGTAAATAA
- a CDS encoding phage tail protein I — protein MSLLPSNATKYERALEKTCARSFSLPVLIDRIRNPSQSPMATLPWLAYERSVDEWNEEWSDEQKRQITARSISVHKKKGTCGAVEEALGALGIAVRAIQWWETEPKGAPATYDLEVQLPAGYKAEEATYQEVERVVNAAKNCRSHLGKIALTPAALTQKPLVSSAVFCGEFVTIYELGRIKAN, from the coding sequence ATGTCGTTGCTTCCATCGAATGCCACCAAGTATGAACGCGCTCTTGAAAAAACGTGTGCCCGTTCGTTTTCCCTGCCTGTGCTTATCGACAGGATTCGTAATCCATCCCAAAGCCCTATGGCCACGCTTCCATGGCTGGCCTACGAGCGCTCTGTGGATGAGTGGAACGAGGAGTGGAGCGATGAGCAGAAACGGCAGATAACAGCCCGTTCTATTAGTGTACATAAAAAGAAAGGCACATGCGGAGCCGTTGAAGAAGCTTTAGGCGCGCTGGGCATTGCGGTGCGTGCAATTCAATGGTGGGAAACAGAACCGAAGGGCGCACCCGCAACCTATGACTTAGAGGTACAGCTTCCCGCGGGATACAAAGCGGAAGAAGCAACCTATCAAGAAGTTGAACGAGTTGTGAATGCGGCGAAGAACTGTCGCTCCCATCTTGGGAAAATTGCGCTCACACCAGCAGCGTTGACGCAAAAGCCGCTTGTATCCAGTGCTGTATTCTGCGGTGAGTTTGTGACCATTTATGAATTAGGGCGCATTAAAGCTAACTAG
- a CDS encoding baseplate assembly protein, which yields MSVFNAIDLSTLAPPKIIEDLSVEQILQEMLAYHAELDPDFTAPLSSDPAYKIFEANAYRELLLRQRINEAVKAVLVAYAEAEDLDHLAAGVPLKRKMLNAGDPKAYPPVPPTYESDADFRKRVVLAPEGFSTAGPEGAYIFHAMSVVGVKDAYPASPAPVEVDLYILSKKGNGVPDQALLDSVEDVFNGDVRPFTDYLQIKPATVKEYQIDATLYFMPGPSAESVLVEARKNLETYVAKSHALGMCVARSGIDAALHIAGVHRVEITQPAGDIMNDNHEAAFCTNITLHSELVAV from the coding sequence ATGAGTGTATTTAACGCAATCGATCTTTCGACCCTTGCACCGCCTAAAATTATTGAAGATCTGAGCGTGGAGCAGATCTTACAGGAGATGCTTGCTTATCATGCAGAGCTTGATCCTGATTTTACGGCACCGTTGTCATCTGACCCTGCGTACAAGATTTTTGAGGCAAATGCGTATCGTGAATTACTGCTGCGCCAGCGAATTAATGAGGCGGTTAAGGCTGTGCTTGTTGCGTACGCTGAAGCTGAGGATTTAGACCATCTTGCCGCTGGTGTTCCGTTGAAACGCAAGATGTTGAATGCGGGTGATCCTAAGGCATATCCGCCTGTGCCACCAACATATGAATCTGATGCCGACTTCAGAAAACGTGTTGTGCTTGCGCCGGAAGGATTCAGCACCGCGGGGCCTGAAGGAGCGTATATTTTTCATGCGATGTCTGTTGTGGGCGTAAAGGATGCGTATCCGGCGTCTCCCGCTCCGGTCGAAGTAGACTTGTACATCCTTTCTAAAAAAGGAAACGGCGTACCGGATCAGGCATTGCTTGATTCTGTGGAGGATGTCTTTAACGGCGATGTTCGCCCGTTTACTGATTATTTGCAGATTAAACCGGCGACAGTGAAAGAATACCAGATAGATGCCACTCTGTATTTCATGCCCGGGCCGTCTGCTGAGTCTGTTCTTGTTGAGGCTCGGAAGAATCTGGAAACCTACGTTGCTAAGAGCCACGCTCTCGGCATGTGCGTAGCCCGATCCGGCATCGATGCAGCTCTGCATATTGCAGGTGTGCACCGTGTGGAAATTACGCAACCGGCAGGAGACATCATGAATGACAATCATGAGGCCGCATTCTGCACCAATATTACACTGCATAGTGAACTGGTGGCGGTCTAA